The Sorangiineae bacterium MSr11367 genome window below encodes:
- a CDS encoding SidA/IucD/PvdA family monooxygenase: MNRPSAEPRPIDIDVVAIGCGPFNLGLAALASHVEGPSLVVLESEAELRWHRGMMFDDAMLQVNFLADLVSLIEPRHPLSFLSYLHDNDRLYPFYIRQAFHSTRKEYEHYLRWAAAKLPSIQFSHRVEKIAWHPREERFVVHALHGARGELRLFRARDLVLGVGTEPSMPPSLAGLPPGKVLHTADYLRSGERIDGAKHVTVVGSGQSGAEAALDLLRRNLTGGPAMSWLTRTVSFAPLDYTKLVLEMTTPAYIDHFHGLPQEKRDRLLAEQWRHYKGISTATLELIHDALYRRDLEEGLAPVELRCGITVEGAAPARNGGVLLSCRDRDSDRVFEHETDLVVAATGYVPRRPAFLEPMEHLVRRDDKKRYIVRRDHSVELDESVSGRVFVSNADLHSHGAAAPDLGIGAYRNAIILNTVAGRELYRLPRHTAYTTF, translated from the coding sequence ATGAACCGTCCCTCCGCCGAGCCCCGCCCGATCGACATCGACGTCGTCGCCATCGGGTGCGGCCCGTTCAACCTGGGCCTCGCCGCGCTCGCGAGCCATGTGGAAGGCCCGAGCCTCGTCGTGCTGGAGTCCGAAGCGGAGCTCCGTTGGCACCGGGGCATGATGTTCGACGACGCGATGCTCCAGGTCAATTTCCTCGCCGACCTGGTCTCGCTCATCGAGCCGAGGCACCCGCTCTCGTTCTTGTCGTACTTGCACGACAACGACCGCTTGTATCCGTTTTACATTCGGCAAGCGTTCCACTCGACCCGCAAAGAATACGAACACTATCTGCGCTGGGCGGCGGCGAAGCTTCCGTCCATCCAATTCTCCCACCGTGTGGAGAAGATCGCCTGGCATCCCCGCGAGGAGCGCTTCGTGGTGCATGCCCTCCACGGCGCGCGCGGCGAGCTCCGGCTGTTTCGTGCGCGCGACTTGGTGCTCGGCGTGGGCACCGAGCCCTCGATGCCCCCGTCCCTCGCGGGGCTCCCTCCGGGCAAGGTCCTGCACACGGCCGATTACCTTCGGAGCGGAGAGCGCATCGACGGCGCGAAGCACGTGACCGTCGTGGGCTCCGGGCAATCGGGCGCGGAGGCGGCGCTCGATCTGCTCCGCCGAAACCTCACGGGCGGCCCCGCCATGAGTTGGCTCACGCGCACCGTATCGTTCGCGCCGCTCGACTACACGAAGCTCGTGCTCGAGATGACGACGCCTGCGTACATCGATCACTTCCACGGGCTCCCCCAAGAGAAGCGAGATCGTCTGCTTGCCGAGCAATGGCGTCATTACAAAGGCATCTCCACCGCGACCTTGGAGCTCATTCACGACGCGCTCTACCGGCGCGATCTCGAAGAAGGACTCGCGCCCGTCGAGCTCCGATGCGGCATCACCGTCGAGGGGGCTGCGCCCGCGCGCAACGGCGGTGTCCTGTTGTCATGCCGCGATCGGGACTCGGACCGCGTCTTCGAGCACGAGACGGATCTCGTCGTCGCCGCCACCGGCTACGTCCCGAGGAGGCCCGCGTTCCTCGAGCCCATGGAGCACCTCGTGCGCCGCGACGACAAGAAGCGCTACATCGTGCGCCGCGATCACTCGGTGGAGCTGGACGAATCGGTCTCCGGACGCGTATTCGTCTCCAACGCCGATCTGCATAGCCACGGCGCCGCCGCACCCGATTTGGGAATAGGCGCCTACCGCAATGCCATCATCCTGAACACAGTCGCCGGACGCGAGCTGTACCGCCTCCCGCGACACACCGCCTACACCACCTTTTGA
- a CDS encoding S9 family peptidase gives MHMPRPLLPLFACALAACASTTPTAPQAPSVEVASPILPEVRAAAAGPHHAFNVDDMLAMERLEQLDVSPDGKLVVFTVSTADVAANRRRTDLWLATVDGASVRRLTTHPEGDFGARFAPDGKSIYFISRRSGSMQVHRLPLEGGEPSQVTSLPVDIDFAIPFPDGKRLLVAMEVYPDAATLEETAKRDEAKAKSPSKVMAFDQAMFRHWDKWDDGKRTHLFVWRPDGPPIDLMKGSPYDAPPGPFGGSEEVTISPDGKTVVFASKQVGREAAWSTNIDIWRVPADGSAAPVSLTAKNPAEDTHPVFSPDGSKVAYLAMTRAGFEADRRRVVLLDWKSGQSKVLTEAWDRSVADLSWSRNGKTLYATADNLGHRSLFAIAPDSGKVTTLVPEGTVADVQVAGDRLVFLRDTLTNPAEIWVSGFDGRTPKAITHFNDARVAAIDWGEPQQFTFDGAKGDKVHAWIVKPHGARGPVPTAMLIHGGPQSSFGNHFHYRWNPQIYAGRGFAAIMIDFHGSTGYGQAFTDAIRNDWGGAPYEDIMKGTDAALAKYPYLDKSRMVALGASYGGFMINWINGNTDRFKALVCHDGNLDETTAYFDTEELWFPEWEHHGTPWDNPEGYSKHSPMKLVNKWKTPTLVIHGGKDFRVVDTQGMSTFTALQRRGIPSRFVYFPDENHWVLKPQNSKRWHEEVLGWIEKYSK, from the coding sequence ATGCATATGCCGCGCCCTCTGCTACCTCTGTTCGCTTGCGCGCTCGCTGCCTGCGCCAGCACGACCCCCACGGCCCCGCAGGCCCCTTCCGTCGAAGTCGCCAGTCCGATTTTACCGGAAGTGCGCGCGGCCGCCGCTGGACCGCACCACGCGTTCAACGTCGATGACATGCTCGCGATGGAGCGTCTCGAGCAGTTGGACGTGTCGCCCGACGGAAAGCTCGTCGTCTTCACGGTCTCCACCGCCGATGTCGCGGCCAACCGCCGCCGCACGGATCTCTGGCTGGCCACCGTCGACGGTGCCTCGGTGCGCCGCCTCACCACGCACCCCGAGGGCGACTTCGGCGCGCGCTTCGCACCCGATGGAAAGAGCATCTACTTCATCTCACGGCGAAGTGGATCCATGCAGGTGCATCGCCTTCCGCTCGAGGGCGGTGAACCCAGCCAGGTGACGTCGCTGCCGGTGGACATCGATTTTGCCATTCCGTTCCCGGATGGCAAACGCCTCCTCGTGGCCATGGAGGTCTACCCCGACGCGGCGACGCTCGAGGAGACGGCCAAGCGCGACGAGGCGAAGGCGAAGTCGCCTTCCAAGGTGATGGCCTTCGACCAAGCGATGTTCCGCCACTGGGACAAATGGGACGATGGCAAGCGGACGCACCTCTTCGTCTGGCGCCCGGACGGGCCGCCGATCGATCTGATGAAGGGCTCCCCGTACGACGCACCGCCCGGGCCGTTCGGCGGCTCCGAAGAGGTGACCATCTCGCCCGACGGGAAGACCGTCGTCTTTGCGTCGAAGCAAGTGGGGCGCGAGGCCGCATGGTCGACGAACATCGACATCTGGCGCGTTCCCGCCGACGGAAGTGCGGCGCCGGTGTCGCTCACGGCGAAGAACCCGGCGGAGGATACGCACCCAGTGTTTTCGCCCGATGGCTCGAAGGTCGCGTACCTGGCGATGACCCGCGCGGGGTTCGAGGCCGATCGCCGCCGCGTCGTCCTTCTCGATTGGAAGAGCGGTCAATCGAAGGTGCTGACCGAGGCGTGGGACCGCTCGGTGGCCGATCTCTCGTGGAGCCGCAATGGCAAGACGCTGTATGCGACGGCCGACAACCTGGGGCATCGAAGCCTCTTCGCGATTGCTCCCGACAGCGGGAAGGTGACCACGCTGGTGCCCGAGGGCACGGTGGCCGACGTGCAGGTCGCGGGGGATCGCCTGGTGTTCCTGCGCGATACCTTGACCAACCCGGCCGAGATTTGGGTCTCCGGGTTCGACGGACGCACGCCGAAAGCGATTACGCATTTCAACGATGCGCGCGTGGCTGCGATCGATTGGGGCGAGCCGCAGCAGTTCACCTTCGACGGCGCCAAGGGCGACAAGGTGCACGCCTGGATCGTGAAGCCGCACGGCGCGCGCGGTCCGGTGCCGACGGCGATGCTGATTCACGGGGGGCCGCAGAGCTCCTTCGGGAACCACTTCCACTACCGATGGAACCCGCAGATTTACGCGGGGCGTGGCTTTGCCGCCATCATGATCGACTTCCACGGTTCGACCGGATACGGCCAGGCCTTCACGGATGCCATCCGCAACGACTGGGGAGGAGCACCGTACGAAGACATCATGAAGGGCACCGACGCGGCCCTGGCCAAGTATCCCTATTTGGATAAGTCCCGCATGGTGGCGCTCGGCGCTTCCTACGGCGGCTTCATGATCAATTGGATCAACGGCAATACGGATCGCTTCAAGGCGCTCGTCTGCCACGACGGCAACCTGGACGAGACCACCGCGTACTTCGACACGGAAGAACTCTGGTTCCCCGAGTGGGAGCACCACGGTACGCCCTGGGACAACCCCGAGGGCTACTCGAAACACAGCCCGATGAAGTTGGTGAACAAGTGGAAGACGCCGACCTTGGTCATCCACGGCGGCAAAGACTTCCGCGTGGTGGACACCCAGGGCATGTCCACGTTCACCGCGTTGCAGCGGCGGGGCATTCCTTCGCGGTTCGTGTATTTCCCGGACGAGAACCACTGGGTGCTCAAGCCGCAAAACTCGAAGCGCTGGCACGAAGAAGTGCTCGGCTGGATCGAGAAGTATTCGAAATAA
- a CDS encoding sigma 54-interacting transcriptional regulator, which translates to MTTTTLTSTDDSELTGNDGARERKDVGFIVVWSSSEPHRVGEIALLTAEKDVYVLGRSHEPGPGDVRPRVTFFRQRPGEVTKAGPLESQRISREQLEVRREPGEAVLNVKNVGRCRLFGENSEHEVAELRVRPGDLIELRGQVLLMCVERLAWVGHSSALRAYPPFEFGMADAHGIVGESPEAWRMREIVAFVAKRAGHVLVRGESGTGKELVARALHALSDRQTRAMVSRNAATLPEGLIDAELFGNARNYPNAGMEARAGLVGEAHESTLFLDEFAELPAGLQAHLLRVLDAGEYTRLGEPRPRRADFRLIAATNRALTALKQDVLARLPFRIELAGLGQRREDIPLLLAHVLRGIRASDPEAVARFMDGTTPRVSADFVKALLRHPYTTHARELSTLVWQSVMSSLGDRLDVPAGAGRREMDTSPDISANTSTGELPVATEDEDSLSPTRIQACLDAHNGVIEHAWRALGLSSRHALARLIRKHRLELRRSPK; encoded by the coding sequence GTGACCACGACGACACTGACGTCGACGGACGACTCCGAACTGACGGGAAACGACGGCGCCCGCGAGCGCAAAGACGTTGGGTTCATCGTCGTGTGGTCGTCGTCCGAGCCGCATCGCGTGGGCGAGATTGCGCTGCTCACGGCCGAGAAAGACGTCTACGTGCTCGGGCGCAGCCACGAGCCCGGCCCTGGGGACGTGCGCCCGAGGGTCACGTTTTTCCGGCAGCGCCCGGGCGAGGTCACCAAGGCCGGGCCGCTCGAGTCCCAGCGGATTTCACGGGAGCAGCTCGAGGTGCGGCGCGAGCCGGGCGAAGCCGTGCTCAACGTGAAAAACGTGGGCCGTTGCCGTCTCTTCGGCGAAAACAGCGAGCACGAGGTGGCCGAGCTGCGCGTGCGGCCGGGCGATCTGATCGAGCTGCGCGGGCAGGTGCTGCTCATGTGCGTGGAGCGCCTCGCCTGGGTGGGGCACTCGAGCGCGTTGCGGGCGTACCCGCCGTTCGAATTCGGCATGGCCGACGCGCATGGCATCGTGGGCGAGTCGCCCGAGGCCTGGCGCATGCGCGAAATCGTGGCCTTCGTGGCCAAGCGCGCGGGCCACGTGCTGGTGCGCGGCGAAAGCGGCACCGGCAAAGAGCTGGTTGCGCGGGCGCTGCATGCGCTCTCGGATCGGCAGACCCGGGCCATGGTCTCGCGCAACGCGGCGACGTTGCCCGAGGGGCTCATCGATGCAGAACTTTTCGGCAACGCGCGCAACTACCCCAACGCGGGCATGGAGGCGCGTGCGGGCCTCGTCGGCGAGGCCCACGAGTCGACGCTGTTTCTCGACGAGTTCGCGGAGCTGCCCGCGGGGCTGCAAGCGCACCTGCTTCGCGTGCTCGATGCGGGCGAGTACACGCGGCTGGGCGAGCCGCGCCCCCGCCGCGCGGACTTCCGCCTGATCGCGGCCACGAACCGCGCGCTCACGGCCCTGAAACAAGACGTGCTCGCGCGTCTGCCTTTCCGCATCGAGCTCGCGGGCCTCGGCCAACGCCGCGAGGACATTCCGCTGCTTCTCGCCCACGTGCTGCGGGGCATCCGCGCGAGCGATCCCGAAGCCGTCGCCCGCTTCATGGATGGCACGACCCCGCGCGTCTCGGCCGATTTCGTGAAGGCGCTGCTGCGCCACCCGTACACGACGCACGCGCGCGAGCTTTCCACCTTGGTGTGGCAGTCCGTGATGTCGAGCCTCGGCGACCGCCTGGACGTACCCGCCGGCGCCGGCCGCAGGGAGATGGACACCAGCCCGGACATCAGCGCCAACACGAGCACCGGCGAGCTGCCCGTCGCGACCGAGGACGAAGATTCCCTGAGCCCGACGCGGATCCAAGCTTGCCTCGACGCCCACAACGGGGTCATCGAACATGCGTGGCGCGCCCTCGGCCTATCCAGCCGCCATGCTTTGGCGCGCCTCATACGAAAACACCGGCTCGAACTACGCCGCTCTCCCAAGTAA
- a CDS encoding protein kinase, whose amino-acid sequence MQQGDIVAERFRIDREIGKGGMGIVYSAHDLQANAPVALKVLGRSEDSEGRFMLEATLLSELGHPSIVSYIAHGMTTDGQPYLAMEWLDGEDLGSRLQWHRDEDTGLELDEALRIFRHLAEALAHAHAHGVIHRDIKPSNVFLLRGTELAEGDSGLRLLDFGIARLETNTRTTMTATGRVIGTPGYMAPEQIRGEKVDARADVFSLGCLMFECITGRPAFVANHALAVLLKIVLEEPPRLRDRLPDVPEELDDLVAAMLSKERSERPLDGGAVLARLREIGAHRGVMSIAPSSMMRVPVITEAERRLVSVVVAGEAVTWDPKALVTPPAEASLAYASTLGTSEDLVAVYSRDFRRTVLDPAALADLVRPFGAKVDRLGNGALVMTLWAAASETAATDQAMRAARCALVLRAAMPWIPMALATGRRELGRTRTGPDTVDEAIERAARLFERELDRPPESRIPLSRAATPRPSLRALPIRIDEVTAALLDARFEVAGTGDHLELHGEREHIAPARTLLGRPAAFVGRERELSLLDATFDECVSEKSAQSVLVTAPAGMGKSRLREEFLHRLEARAPNTRVWLGSGDSMRQGSPFSLLAPAVRRHAGLVRGEPAHLSQQKIVARVAERVPRKNVARVAAFVGELATVPFPDDASPELSAARRDPSVMFDQIRRAWQELLAAETASASVIVVIEDMHWADLPSVQCLGEALRDLHARPWMLLALARPEVHEQFPDLRQRRKIQEISLSPLSRAAAERFVRDALGERVGVELLARLVERAEGNAFYLEELIRAIAQGKNHEGLPDTILAMVHTHLERLQPRTRRVLRAASVFGEVFWRGGVAELLGGTQRAATLSRELSLLLEEEIIVRRGAGKFAGEDEYGFRHALLRDGAYAMLTDDDRAAAHRVAGAWLERSGEDDAGYLAEHYELAGDPVRALDWWCRAAEQAFEANHLDAALRDVERAVAKGVTGERLGSLRLVQAETYIWRNDHERAAPWLDEASANLPRGSALWCKSMAGKLVVHAHHGNVPALAGVVGELQSIDPLPEARAAYVMPASFVVSFACALGIYPMADAFLRRLLSFCDEPTKADPVAWGWALLAQRQRARFLGGNPCAYKELGEACVRSFERAGDTRNGLLARAWWGHATLLAGAAGDAEEMMREMIPQTERIGLAYAGDTARAILALAIAQRGLLDEAAHEASIAATSLVSHNRVLAGFALTALAHVHRTAGALEKAETTAREAAGTLIASPPYRAHALAVLAEVLLDGGRLDEAREAATSSHELLTGIGTFEDAEARIRLVYAKTRESPAEALQQAHTRLMARAAFFHDAADRERFLHAVPENRELLAQISPRP is encoded by the coding sequence GTGCAGCAAGGCGACATCGTCGCGGAGAGATTTCGCATCGATCGGGAGATCGGCAAGGGTGGCATGGGAATCGTGTATTCTGCACACGATCTTCAAGCGAACGCGCCGGTGGCCCTGAAGGTGCTAGGGCGAAGCGAGGATAGCGAAGGCCGCTTCATGCTGGAGGCCACGCTTCTTTCCGAGCTTGGCCACCCGAGCATCGTCTCGTACATCGCGCACGGGATGACCACCGATGGCCAGCCCTACCTCGCCATGGAGTGGCTCGACGGGGAAGATCTCGGCTCGCGGCTGCAATGGCACCGCGACGAGGACACGGGGCTCGAACTTGACGAAGCGCTCCGCATCTTCCGGCACCTGGCCGAGGCCCTCGCTCACGCCCACGCACACGGTGTCATTCATCGCGACATCAAGCCGAGCAACGTCTTCCTGCTGCGCGGCACCGAGCTGGCCGAGGGCGACAGCGGGCTGCGCCTTCTCGATTTCGGCATCGCGCGGTTGGAGACCAACACGCGCACCACCATGACGGCCACGGGCCGGGTCATCGGCACGCCCGGGTACATGGCCCCCGAGCAAATCCGCGGCGAAAAAGTCGATGCGCGCGCGGACGTGTTTTCCCTGGGATGCCTCATGTTCGAGTGCATCACGGGCAGGCCCGCGTTCGTGGCGAACCATGCGCTGGCCGTGCTGCTGAAGATCGTGCTCGAGGAGCCACCGCGCCTGCGCGATCGCCTTCCCGACGTGCCCGAGGAGCTCGACGATCTGGTCGCGGCCATGTTGTCCAAAGAGCGGAGCGAGCGCCCGCTCGATGGCGGCGCGGTGTTGGCGCGGCTGCGCGAGATCGGTGCGCACCGCGGGGTCATGTCGATCGCGCCCTCGTCGATGATGCGCGTGCCGGTCATCACGGAGGCGGAGCGGAGGCTCGTCTCGGTGGTGGTCGCCGGCGAGGCCGTGACCTGGGACCCGAAGGCGCTGGTCACACCGCCGGCGGAGGCTTCGCTGGCCTACGCCTCGACCTTGGGCACCTCGGAAGATTTGGTGGCCGTCTACTCCCGCGATTTCCGCCGCACGGTGCTCGATCCGGCGGCGCTCGCCGACTTGGTGCGGCCCTTCGGGGCGAAAGTGGATCGCCTTGGCAACGGCGCGCTGGTGATGACGCTGTGGGCGGCGGCCAGCGAAACGGCGGCCACGGATCAAGCGATGCGCGCCGCGCGATGTGCCCTGGTGCTGCGCGCGGCGATGCCTTGGATCCCGATGGCGCTGGCCACGGGGCGGCGCGAGCTGGGGCGCACGCGCACGGGGCCCGATACCGTCGACGAAGCCATCGAGCGCGCGGCGCGGCTCTTCGAGCGCGAGCTGGATCGGCCGCCGGAAAGCCGCATCCCGCTTTCGAGGGCGGCCACGCCGCGCCCGAGCCTGCGCGCTCTGCCGATCCGCATCGACGAGGTGACGGCGGCGCTGCTCGATGCGCGATTCGAGGTGGCGGGGACGGGCGATCACCTGGAGCTGCACGGCGAGCGCGAGCACATTGCGCCGGCGCGCACGTTGCTCGGCCGGCCTGCGGCCTTCGTGGGGCGCGAGCGCGAGCTGTCGCTGCTGGACGCGACCTTCGACGAATGCGTCTCGGAGAAATCCGCCCAGAGCGTGCTGGTCACGGCCCCAGCGGGCATGGGCAAGTCGCGTCTGCGGGAGGAGTTTCTGCATCGCCTGGAAGCGCGCGCGCCGAACACGCGCGTGTGGCTCGGATCGGGCGATTCGATGCGGCAAGGTTCGCCGTTTTCGCTGCTCGCACCCGCCGTGCGGCGGCACGCCGGCCTGGTGCGCGGGGAGCCGGCGCACTTGAGCCAGCAGAAGATCGTGGCACGGGTGGCCGAGCGCGTGCCGCGCAAGAACGTCGCGCGGGTGGCGGCGTTCGTGGGCGAGCTGGCCACGGTGCCGTTTCCCGACGACGCAAGCCCCGAGCTCTCTGCGGCGCGGCGCGATCCGTCGGTGATGTTCGACCAGATCCGCCGCGCGTGGCAGGAGCTGCTCGCGGCGGAGACGGCGTCGGCCTCGGTCATCGTGGTCATCGAGGACATGCACTGGGCGGATCTCCCGTCGGTGCAGTGCCTCGGCGAGGCGCTGCGCGATCTGCATGCGCGCCCGTGGATGCTGCTCGCGCTGGCGCGGCCGGAGGTGCACGAGCAATTTCCGGATCTGCGGCAGCGGCGCAAAATACAGGAGATTTCGCTGTCGCCGCTGTCGCGCGCGGCTGCGGAGCGCTTCGTGCGTGACGCCTTGGGCGAGCGGGTCGGTGTCGAATTGCTCGCGCGGCTGGTGGAGCGCGCAGAGGGCAATGCCTTTTACCTGGAGGAGTTGATCCGCGCGATCGCGCAGGGCAAGAACCACGAGGGGCTGCCCGATACGATTCTGGCCATGGTGCACACGCACCTCGAGCGGCTGCAACCGCGCACGCGGCGGGTGCTGCGCGCAGCGAGCGTGTTCGGCGAGGTCTTCTGGCGCGGTGGCGTGGCCGAGCTTCTCGGGGGAACGCAGCGGGCGGCCACGCTTTCGCGCGAGCTGTCGCTGCTGCTCGAGGAAGAGATCATCGTGCGCCGCGGCGCGGGGAAATTCGCGGGCGAAGACGAGTACGGCTTCCGCCACGCGCTGCTTCGCGATGGCGCGTACGCGATGCTGACCGACGACGATCGCGCGGCGGCGCACCGGGTGGCGGGTGCATGGCTCGAACGCAGCGGTGAGGACGACGCGGGGTATTTGGCCGAGCACTACGAGCTCGCGGGCGATCCGGTTCGCGCGCTCGATTGGTGGTGCCGTGCGGCCGAGCAAGCTTTCGAGGCGAATCACCTCGATGCGGCCCTTCGCGACGTGGAGCGGGCCGTCGCCAAAGGCGTGACCGGGGAGCGTCTCGGATCGCTCCGTCTCGTGCAGGCGGAGACGTACATCTGGCGCAACGATCACGAGCGCGCGGCGCCATGGCTGGACGAAGCTTCGGCGAATTTGCCGCGTGGGAGCGCGCTGTGGTGCAAGTCGATGGCCGGCAAGCTGGTGGTGCACGCGCACCATGGCAACGTGCCCGCGCTGGCCGGCGTCGTCGGGGAGCTGCAGAGCATCGATCCGCTGCCGGAGGCGCGCGCCGCGTACGTGATGCCCGCGTCGTTCGTCGTGTCCTTTGCGTGCGCGCTGGGCATCTATCCCATGGCCGATGCCTTCCTGCGGCGGCTCCTATCCTTCTGCGACGAGCCCACGAAGGCCGATCCGGTGGCGTGGGGCTGGGCGCTGCTCGCGCAACGACAGCGCGCGCGCTTCCTCGGCGGGAACCCTTGCGCCTACAAAGAGCTCGGTGAAGCGTGCGTTCGCTCCTTCGAGCGCGCGGGCGATACGCGCAACGGGCTTCTCGCGCGTGCGTGGTGGGGCCACGCGACCCTTCTCGCGGGCGCCGCTGGCGATGCCGAGGAGATGATGCGCGAGATGATCCCGCAGACCGAGCGCATCGGCCTGGCCTACGCGGGGGACACGGCCCGGGCCATTCTGGCGTTGGCCATCGCACAGCGCGGCTTGCTCGACGAAGCCGCACACGAGGCCAGCATCGCCGCGACCTCCCTCGTCTCGCACAACCGCGTCCTCGCGGGCTTTGCGCTCACCGCACTCGCCCACGTGCACCGCACCGCAGGCGCCCTGGAGAAAGCCGAAACCACGGCACGCGAAGCCGCGGGCACCTTGATCGCGTCCCCGCCCTACCGCGCCCACGCACTCGCCGTCCTGGCCGAGGTCCTGCTCGACGGCGGCCGCCTCGACGAAGCCCGCGAAGCCGCCACCTCATCGCACGAGCTTCTCACCGGCATCGGCACCTTCGAAGACGCCGAAGCGCGCATCCGCCTCGTCTACGCCAAAACCCGCGAGTCCCCCGCCGAAGCCCTACAACAGGCGCACACCCGCCTCATGGCCCGCGCCGCCTTCTTCCACGACGCCGCGGACCGCGAGCGCTTCCTCCACGCCGTCCCCGAGAACAGGGAGCTTCTCGCGCAAATTTCGCCTCGGCCGTGA